The following coding sequences lie in one Prevotella nigrescens genomic window:
- a CDS encoding DNA polymerase III subunit gamma/tau: MDEYIVSARKYRPMSFASVVGQQALTTTLMNAVKSKRLAHAYLFCGPRGVGKTTCARIFAKTINCEHPTDQGEACNECESCRAFNEGRSYNIFELDAASNNSVENIKTLMEQTRIPPQIGRYKVFIIDEVHMLSSSAFNAFLKTLEEPPAHVIFILATTEKHKILPTILSRCQIYDFERMSVPGIINHLKAVAEKEGIAYEEAALNVIAEKADGGMRDALSIFDQAASFSQGNITYRKVIEDLNVLDADNYFNIMDLAVENKVPEIMVLLNNVINKGFDGGNLINGLASHVRNVLMAKDPQTLPLLETSDEQRQRYRQQAAKCPTQFLYKALEIMNRCDVEYRQSSNKRLLVELTLIQVAQITQKDDDSPGSGRSPKQLKTLFRNLILKAQPQTASQVAGASRKHNAHENKHDRAATHVTVTTQTPPTGTPSAAPTMPKIRLGSLGMSFANLMNEGKKEEKHEEEVEITNKDEHQSFTWQELIVEWKGMCNRIAKLNVSLAQRMKLIKPQILPDGNIEVVVGNKILLDEMQTIRGRIRATMAQRLHNGQIDVMLRLAKAEELKPILTPRQELEKMQQQNPSIAKLIEQLGLQLE, translated from the coding sequence ATGGACGAATACATTGTATCGGCACGGAAATACCGCCCTATGTCGTTTGCTTCCGTTGTGGGACAGCAGGCACTTACCACTACTTTGATGAATGCCGTGAAGAGCAAGCGGCTGGCTCATGCTTACTTGTTTTGTGGTCCGCGTGGAGTGGGAAAGACCACTTGCGCCCGCATTTTTGCCAAGACCATTAACTGCGAACACCCCACCGACCAGGGCGAAGCGTGCAACGAGTGCGAAAGCTGCAGGGCTTTCAACGAGGGAAGGAGCTACAACATCTTCGAATTAGATGCCGCAAGCAACAACTCCGTAGAGAATATCAAGACGCTGATGGAGCAAACGCGCATTCCGCCACAGATTGGACGATACAAGGTTTTCATCATCGACGAGGTGCACATGCTGTCGTCTTCGGCTTTCAATGCCTTTCTAAAGACGCTGGAAGAACCGCCAGCACACGTCATCTTCATTCTTGCTACTACCGAAAAACATAAAATTCTGCCTACAATACTGTCGCGTTGCCAAATCTACGACTTCGAACGCATGTCGGTTCCGGGTATCATCAACCATCTGAAAGCGGTGGCGGAGAAGGAAGGAATAGCCTACGAGGAGGCGGCATTGAACGTGATTGCCGAGAAAGCGGACGGCGGAATGCGCGATGCGCTCTCCATTTTCGACCAGGCGGCAAGCTTCTCCCAGGGCAACATAACCTACCGGAAGGTGATTGAAGACCTGAATGTATTGGACGCAGACAACTATTTCAACATTATGGATCTGGCTGTAGAGAACAAGGTTCCCGAAATTATGGTGCTCCTGAACAACGTCATCAACAAGGGCTTCGACGGCGGAAACCTTATCAACGGGCTTGCTTCGCACGTGCGGAACGTGCTCATGGCGAAGGACCCACAGACACTCCCACTGCTCGAAACCAGCGACGAACAACGCCAGCGCTACCGGCAACAGGCTGCAAAATGCCCCACACAGTTCCTGTACAAGGCGTTAGAGATAATGAACAGGTGCGATGTGGAATATCGGCAGAGTTCGAACAAGCGGCTGCTGGTGGAGCTGACACTTATTCAGGTGGCGCAGATTACACAGAAAGACGACGACTCTCCCGGGTCGGGGCGTAGCCCTAAGCAGTTAAAAACCCTGTTCCGAAATCTTATTTTAAAGGCTCAACCGCAAACAGCATCGCAGGTGGCTGGGGCGAGCCGCAAGCATAATGCACACGAAAACAAGCACGACCGTGCTGCAACACACGTTACTGTAACAACCCAGACACCCCCCACGGGCACCCCGTCCGCTGCTCCCACCATGCCAAAGATACGGTTGGGCAGTCTCGGAATGTCGTTCGCAAACCTTATGAACGAAGGAAAGAAAGAGGAAAAGCACGAGGAAGAGGTAGAAATAACCAACAAGGACGAGCACCAGAGCTTTACTTGGCAAGAGCTGATAGTGGAATGGAAGGGCATGTGCAACCGCATTGCCAAGCTGAACGTGAGCCTTGCGCAACGCATGAAGCTCATTAAGCCGCAGATATTGCCCGACGGAAACATCGAAGTAGTGGTGGGAAACAAAATCCTGCTCGACGAAATGCAGACCATTCGTGGTAGAATACGTGCTACGATGGCACAGCGTTTACACAACGGACAGATAGATGTGATGTTGCGACTGGCTAAGGCTGAAGAGTTGAAACCTATTCTTACACCGCGCCAAGAACTTGAAAAAATGCAGCAACAGAACCCTTCTATTGCTAAACTTATAGAACAATTGGGACTTCAATTAGAGTAA
- a CDS encoding lysophospholipid acyltransferase family protein, translated as MQQNYNKKTTPTAHRTLAGTLLTLLYRVYVLFVFLPLFLVSSVITATVTAIGCRLGNGHFWGYHPGRLWGQFVIRALLLPVRVEGREHLRPNQSYVFVSNHQGSFDIFLIYGFLGRNFKWMMKKSIRKIPFVGIACECAHHIFVDKSGASKIKQTYDQARETLREGMSVVVFPEGARTFTGHIGIFRRGAFMLADELQLPVCPITINGSFDVMPRTRDWHFPVRHRLSLTIHEPIAPKGKGAEFEKETMKEAYDSIESGLEEQYKGFVENPDQ; from the coding sequence ATGCAACAGAACTACAACAAAAAAACTACACCAACGGCACACAGAACGCTCGCCGGAACCCTGCTCACCCTGCTCTATCGGGTGTACGTGCTGTTTGTCTTTCTTCCACTTTTCCTTGTTTCGTCCGTCATAACTGCCACAGTTACGGCAATAGGCTGCCGCTTGGGCAACGGCCATTTCTGGGGCTATCACCCCGGACGGTTATGGGGACAGTTCGTTATCCGTGCCCTTCTGCTGCCCGTAAGGGTGGAAGGACGCGAGCATCTGCGCCCCAACCAGAGCTACGTGTTTGTGTCTAACCACCAGGGTTCGTTCGATATATTCCTTATTTACGGCTTTTTAGGTCGCAACTTCAAGTGGATGATGAAGAAGAGCATACGCAAGATACCCTTCGTGGGCATAGCCTGCGAATGTGCACACCATATATTTGTAGACAAGTCGGGGGCGAGCAAGATTAAGCAAACCTACGACCAGGCACGCGAAACGCTGCGCGAAGGCATGTCGGTAGTGGTGTTCCCCGAGGGCGCACGCACCTTTACGGGGCACATAGGCATATTCCGTCGTGGTGCCTTCATGCTGGCAGACGAACTGCAATTGCCCGTTTGTCCGATAACCATCAACGGTTCGTTCGATGTCATGCCCCGCACGCGCGACTGGCATTTCCCCGTCCGGCACCGTCTTTCGCTCACCATTCACGAGCCGATTGCACCGAAAGGAAAGGGAGCGGAATTTGAAAAGGAAACCATGAAGGAGGCTTACGACAGCATTGAAAGCGGACTGGAAGAACAGTACAAAGGCTTCGTTGAAAACCCCGACCAATAA
- a CDS encoding metallophosphoesterase, giving the protein MIARIVIPLLLVIVLSDVYIDAHYFRKRVHITWQQRLAWWIPTIFLVTYTCILASIHNFAPTNLTWLNTYLFLLGAFVGPKTIFGICSIIGSIIRKTIIRTRRNYGHYVGLAAGIAAFLVYVYGLTFGFSQIRVRHITLTASGLPRNFDGYRIVQVSDMHIGTFNGWRRFILENEMDSIKQANADLIVFTGDLQNMRPSEILPFTNLLKTSMKNAIAVRGNHDYTEYVKLSPKDAEQQNKDFADIVRSKLGWKLLENSHTTIRRGTDSIVVAGTENDGKPPFPQKANYPKTLKGVQKGAFVIMLQHDPSAWRRHIVPGKMAQITLSGHTHGGQMQIFGFRPTKIREKNDYGVYRSGNQILNVTDGLGGFAPFRLNMPNEIVVITLKAKTTE; this is encoded by the coding sequence ATGATTGCACGAATTGTTATTCCCTTGCTGCTCGTCATCGTCCTTTCCGATGTCTATATCGACGCCCACTACTTCCGAAAACGTGTGCACATCACTTGGCAACAGCGACTTGCATGGTGGATTCCTACCATTTTTCTTGTAACATACACCTGCATTCTGGCGTCTATACACAACTTTGCACCCACCAATCTGACGTGGCTCAACACCTATCTTTTCCTGCTTGGGGCGTTCGTAGGACCAAAAACCATCTTCGGAATCTGTTCAATCATCGGGTCAATCATACGCAAAACCATTATCAGAACACGCCGGAACTACGGCCATTACGTGGGTTTGGCGGCTGGAATAGCCGCTTTCTTGGTGTATGTGTACGGTCTTACCTTCGGCTTTTCGCAGATTAGGGTACGCCATATTACGCTTACGGCAAGCGGTTTGCCCAGAAACTTCGACGGATACCGCATTGTTCAGGTGTCGGACATGCACATCGGAACTTTCAATGGGTGGCGGCGCTTTATTCTTGAAAACGAGATGGACAGCATAAAACAGGCTAATGCCGACCTGATTGTGTTTACAGGCGACCTTCAGAACATGCGTCCGAGCGAAATTCTGCCCTTCACCAACCTCCTGAAAACCAGCATGAAGAACGCCATTGCCGTGCGCGGAAACCACGATTATACCGAATACGTAAAACTAAGCCCTAAAGATGCCGAACAACAAAACAAGGATTTCGCAGACATCGTGCGCTCCAAATTAGGCTGGAAGCTGTTGGAAAACAGCCACACAACCATCAGACGCGGCACCGACAGCATCGTTGTTGCAGGCACAGAGAACGACGGCAAACCGCCCTTCCCACAGAAAGCCAACTACCCAAAGACGCTCAAGGGAGTCCAAAAAGGGGCTTTCGTCATCATGCTTCAGCACGACCCATCAGCATGGAGACGCCACATAGTGCCCGGGAAGATGGCGCAGATAACGCTGAGCGGGCATACCCACGGCGGACAAATGCAGATTTTTGGCTTCCGTCCGACCAAAATTCGGGAGAAAAACGACTATGGCGTGTATCGCAGCGGCAACCAGATACTTAACGTTACCGACGGTCTGGGCGGATTTGCACCGTTCCGTCTGAACATGCCAAACGAGATTGTGGTAATCACTTTAAAAGCGAAAACAACAGAATAA
- a CDS encoding TIGR00341 family protein, with translation MQGDNTQTLWQVVKGYFNAFPEKDCEDEVVAQISDGVDFHGATLWVLIFAIFIASLGLNVNSTAVIIGAMLISPLMGPIIGMGLAVGIADLKLFKRALTNYLITTVISVVTATIYFTISPITEAQSELLARTSPTLYDVLIALFGGAAGILAISTKSKNNVIPGVAIATALMPPLCTAGYGFAMGNTSYFFGAFYLYFINTVFIAFTTCIGVRLLHFHRKKFVDREKMKRVNYYIISIVIITMLPAGYMTWSIIKQSVIENNVEKFVRDELDNSGTYIISHEYDSKTKTLNVVAIGKPISVGAIAKAQKSMADYKLGDYTLKVIQGASSDSLLAIQRNKKGLAVPGEGNSSKWQEQAYQNVALQKQLAAYTRYPVLANDMKRELKVVCPAAKSLVLSQSSECFLDTALTKGYVMAVVKTNNTLAKDDRQQLYEWLKARVKTDSLELIVLPQ, from the coding sequence ATGCAGGGAGACAACACGCAGACATTATGGCAAGTAGTGAAAGGATACTTCAATGCTTTCCCAGAGAAAGATTGCGAAGACGAAGTGGTAGCGCAGATAAGCGATGGCGTAGACTTTCACGGTGCAACCCTTTGGGTACTTATTTTTGCCATCTTCATAGCCTCGTTGGGTTTGAATGTCAATTCAACGGCAGTCATAATAGGTGCCATGCTCATATCGCCACTGATGGGACCAATCATCGGAATGGGCTTAGCAGTGGGCATAGCCGACCTTAAATTGTTCAAGCGGGCACTTACAAACTATCTCATTACAACGGTAATCAGTGTCGTTACAGCTACAATTTACTTCACCATTTCGCCCATTACCGAAGCCCAGTCGGAACTTTTGGCACGCACCTCGCCCACGCTTTACGATGTGTTAATCGCCCTTTTTGGTGGTGCTGCAGGCATTTTAGCCATCTCCACCAAGAGTAAGAACAACGTAATTCCGGGCGTTGCGATAGCCACGGCATTGATGCCACCGCTCTGTACGGCAGGTTATGGATTTGCAATGGGCAACACTTCCTACTTCTTTGGTGCATTCTATTTATACTTCATCAATACGGTTTTCATCGCCTTTACCACCTGCATAGGCGTTCGCTTGCTGCATTTCCATCGGAAAAAGTTTGTCGATCGCGAGAAGATGAAGCGGGTGAACTATTATATTATAAGCATTGTCATCATCACAATGCTACCTGCTGGCTATATGACATGGAGCATTATCAAGCAGAGTGTGATTGAAAACAACGTTGAGAAATTTGTACGCGACGAGCTCGATAACAGTGGAACGTACATTATTTCGCACGAATACGATTCTAAAACCAAGACACTCAACGTGGTGGCAATAGGCAAACCAATCTCAGTCGGTGCCATAGCGAAAGCGCAGAAGAGTATGGCAGACTATAAGCTTGGCGACTATACACTTAAAGTGATACAAGGAGCGAGTTCCGATAGCCTTTTGGCCATACAGCGTAACAAGAAAGGTTTGGCTGTTCCGGGCGAAGGAAACTCGTCCAAATGGCAAGAACAGGCATATCAGAACGTTGCATTGCAGAAGCAGTTGGCTGCCTATACACGCTATCCTGTATTGGCAAATGATATGAAACGCGAGCTGAAAGTGGTGTGCCCCGCAGCCAAAAGCCTTGTTCTTTCTCAGTCTTCCGAATGCTTTTTAGACACCGCTTTGACGAAAGGATATGTTATGGCGGTGGTTAAAACCAACAATACGCTTGCCAAAGACGATAGGCAACAGCTTTATGAATGGCTCAAGGCGAGAGTGAAAACCGACAGTCTGGAGTTGATAGTTCTGCCACAATAG
- a CDS encoding FtsB family cell division protein, with protein MNKFTGHVFTFISRFRYQITIMVGLLIVGVFDENSFRRSIECYYEIQDLNTEIAKYRKQYYNDMQRLKELNTNPDAIAKIARERYFMKADDEDIFVLSDDEQPFKGKNAYETTE; from the coding sequence GTGAACAAGTTTACAGGGCACGTCTTCACGTTCATAAGTCGCTTCAGATACCAGATAACAATAATGGTGGGTCTGCTCATCGTAGGCGTTTTCGACGAGAACAGCTTCCGTCGCAGCATTGAATGTTACTATGAAATACAAGACCTGAACACCGAAATAGCAAAATATAGAAAGCAGTATTATAACGACATGCAAAGGCTGAAGGAACTGAACACAAACCCCGATGCCATAGCAAAGATAGCCCGCGAACGCTATTTCATGAAGGCAGACGACGAAGATATCTTTGTTCTTAGCGACGACGAACAGCCCTTCAAGGGCAAAAATGCATATGAAACAACTGAATAG
- a CDS encoding dihydroorotase — protein sequence MRKLIQGGTIVNEGQMLNGAIVIEDNRIAQIVTEHIAPRGNFDEIVDASGCFVLPGVIDTHVHFREPGMENKADMESESRAAAFGGVTSFFEMPNTNPQTTTIEALNDKVERAKRSSHINYSFFFGATNNNADTIKQLDRHTVPGIKLFMGASTGNMLVDKRSALEQIFATAAAVGLPVMTHCEDSGIINDNMKRARMRYGNDPDICHHNEIRSEEACFQSSQLAVELALKHHTQLHIAHLSTARELGLLQQPHVRDFVTMEAVIAHLYFTNDDYATKGALIKCNPSVKTAHDRAELRRALADGRITTVATDHAPHLLSQKQGGCATAASGMPMVQYSLPTMLELVDSGVLTLERLVELMAHAPAKRFNISERGFLREGYRADIAIVQPNTPWTVTEADIQSKCKWSPMLGHEYRWKVVHMLCNGVHILDGKRFNADYRGEQIRFRNEKIDCL from the coding sequence ATGAGGAAACTCATTCAAGGCGGAACGATAGTCAACGAAGGACAAATGCTCAATGGCGCAATCGTCATTGAAGACAATCGGATAGCCCAAATCGTAACAGAACACATTGCACCCCGAGGCAATTTCGACGAAATCGTCGATGCCTCGGGGTGTTTTGTCTTACCGGGAGTGATTGATACGCACGTCCATTTCCGCGAACCGGGAATGGAAAACAAGGCTGACATGGAGAGCGAGAGCCGTGCGGCAGCCTTCGGAGGGGTTACATCGTTCTTCGAAATGCCCAACACCAACCCGCAGACCACCACGATTGAGGCACTGAACGACAAGGTGGAACGTGCCAAACGCAGCTCGCACATCAACTATTCGTTCTTTTTCGGGGCAACAAACAACAATGCCGACACCATAAAACAGCTCGACAGGCACACCGTTCCCGGCATAAAACTCTTTATGGGAGCCTCTACGGGCAACATGCTGGTGGACAAGCGCAGTGCATTGGAGCAGATTTTCGCCACTGCAGCAGCCGTCGGACTGCCCGTCATGACGCATTGCGAGGACTCGGGCATCATCAACGACAACATGAAAAGGGCAAGAATGCGCTACGGAAACGACCCCGACATCTGCCACCACAACGAAATACGGAGCGAAGAAGCGTGCTTCCAGAGTTCTCAATTAGCGGTGGAACTGGCGCTGAAACACCACACCCAGCTGCACATTGCCCACCTTTCAACGGCTCGCGAATTGGGTTTGCTGCAACAACCGCATGTCCGCGACTTCGTAACCATGGAGGCTGTGATTGCGCATCTGTACTTCACGAACGACGATTACGCCACAAAGGGAGCACTGATAAAGTGCAATCCGTCGGTGAAAACGGCGCACGACCGTGCCGAACTGCGACGCGCGCTTGCCGACGGACGCATAACGACCGTGGCAACCGACCACGCTCCACACCTGTTATCGCAGAAACAAGGGGGCTGTGCCACCGCTGCTTCGGGCATGCCGATGGTACAATACTCGCTGCCAACCATGCTCGAGCTGGTCGATAGCGGGGTTCTTACACTCGAACGGCTCGTGGAACTCATGGCGCACGCACCTGCCAAGCGATTCAATATAAGCGAAAGGGGGTTCTTGCGAGAGGGCTACCGTGCCGACATAGCGATTGTCCAGCCGAACACGCCGTGGACGGTTACCGAGGCAGACATACAAAGCAAGTGCAAATGGAGCCCCATGTTGGGACACGAATACCGCTGGAAGGTGGTGCATATGCTGTGCAATGGTGTCCACATTCTTGACGGAAAACGGTTCAATGCGGACTATCGGGGTGAACAAATAAGGTTTCGTAACGAAAAAATAGACTGCTTATGA